In Herbaspirillum seropedicae, a single window of DNA contains:
- a CDS encoding phospholipase D-like domain-containing protein, translated as MRHLTFTDGNQIALLHSGAGFYPALISAIDAARVEIYLETYIFSLDDTGVLVCEALQRAAGRGVVVYVINDWLGTGRENTNKLHLALSAAGVQHRSFNPWFRRGVARSHRKLCVVDRQVAFVGGLNINDDMVSDRDHMTPLPAPRWDFAVSILGPLVQEIYREVQAQWLRVGHMKLKARWRNFKRLRHGHSGPVHDQTQAALVVRDNFRNRRTIQRAYLQALGRARESAFLANPYFAPGRKMRRALEEAAMRGVKVTLLLGVGQFMMQDAVAHSFYPKLLRAGVRIIEYTRTELHAKVAVVDDKWATVGSSNYDGLSLFVNQEANVVVQDPAFAGFLRQEIEAGATQGRVVHLADFMHVPWYKRAAYGAAFLLYRTVIHIITLGKDA; from the coding sequence TTGCGCCACCTGACCTTTACCGACGGCAACCAGATCGCGCTGCTGCATAGCGGCGCGGGCTTCTATCCCGCCCTGATCAGCGCCATCGATGCGGCGCGCGTCGAGATCTACCTGGAAACTTATATTTTCTCGCTGGACGACACCGGCGTGCTAGTCTGCGAAGCCCTGCAACGAGCCGCAGGACGAGGCGTCGTGGTCTATGTCATCAATGACTGGCTGGGCACCGGCCGGGAAAATACTAACAAATTGCATCTGGCCCTGAGCGCGGCGGGCGTGCAGCATCGTTCGTTCAACCCCTGGTTCCGGCGCGGCGTGGCGCGCAGCCATCGCAAGCTGTGCGTGGTGGATCGCCAGGTGGCGTTTGTGGGCGGCCTCAACATCAATGACGACATGGTCTCTGACCGCGACCACATGACGCCGCTGCCGGCGCCGCGCTGGGATTTCGCGGTCAGCATCCTCGGGCCGCTGGTGCAGGAGATCTATCGTGAAGTGCAGGCCCAGTGGCTACGCGTAGGTCACATGAAACTGAAGGCGCGGTGGCGCAACTTCAAGCGCCTGCGCCACGGCCATAGCGGCCCCGTGCATGATCAGACCCAGGCCGCCCTGGTGGTGCGCGACAACTTCCGCAATCGCCGCACCATCCAGCGCGCCTACCTGCAGGCGCTGGGCCGCGCCCGCGAGAGCGCCTTCCTCGCCAATCCCTATTTCGCCCCCGGTCGCAAGATGCGCCGGGCGCTGGAAGAGGCCGCCATGCGCGGCGTCAAGGTCACCCTGCTGCTGGGCGTGGGCCAGTTCATGATGCAGGATGCCGTGGCCCACTCCTTCTATCCCAAGCTCTTGCGCGCGGGCGTGCGCATCATCGAATATACCCGCACCGAATTGCATGCCAAAGTGGCCGTGGTCGATGACAAATGGGCCACGGTCGGGTCGAGCAACTACGATGGGCTGTCCCTGTTTGTTAATCAGGAAGCCAACGTGGTGGTCCAGGACCCGGCCTTCGCCGGCTTCCTGCGCCAGGAGATCGAAGCGGGCGCCACCCAGGGCCGCGTCGTGCATCTGGCCGACTTCATGCACGTGCCCTGGTACAAGCGCGCAGCCTATGGTGCGGCCTTCCTCCTCTATCGGACGGTAATTCACATCATCACGCTGGGAAAAGATGCCTGA
- a CDS encoding acetyl-CoA C-acetyltransferase, giving the protein MDDVVIVAAQRTAIGKFGGALSKIAAADLGAQVIKALLAKTGIKPEAISEVILGQVLTAGLGQNPARQSVIKSGLPDMVPAFVVGKVCGSGLKAVQLAAQAIRCGDAQIVIAGGQENMSASPHVLNNSRDGFRMGDAKLTDTMIVDGLWDVYNQYHMGITAENVAKKFEISREEQDAFAAASQNKAEAAQKAGKFKDEIVPIEIKGKKETVVFDTDEFVKHGVTAESLATLRPAFDKAGTVTAGNASGINDGAAAVVVTSAKLAAELGLPVLAKIKAYSSAGLDPSIMGMGPVPASQLTLKKAGWTPQDLDLMEINEAFAAQAIAVNKQMGWDTSKINVNGGAIALGHPIGASGCRVLVTLLHEMVRRDAKKGLASLCIGGGMGVALAVER; this is encoded by the coding sequence ATGGATGATGTGGTCATTGTCGCAGCACAGAGAACGGCGATCGGCAAATTCGGCGGAGCCTTGTCGAAGATTGCGGCAGCCGATCTGGGTGCGCAAGTCATCAAGGCCTTGCTGGCCAAGACCGGCATCAAGCCCGAAGCGATCAGCGAAGTCATCCTCGGCCAGGTGTTGACGGCTGGCCTGGGCCAGAACCCGGCGCGCCAGTCGGTCATCAAGTCCGGCCTGCCCGACATGGTCCCGGCCTTCGTGGTCGGCAAGGTCTGCGGCAGCGGCCTGAAGGCCGTGCAACTGGCGGCCCAGGCCATCCGTTGCGGCGACGCCCAGATCGTCATCGCCGGCGGCCAGGAAAACATGAGCGCCTCCCCGCACGTACTGAACAACTCGCGCGACGGTTTCCGCATGGGCGACGCCAAGCTCACCGACACCATGATCGTCGATGGCCTGTGGGACGTCTACAACCAGTACCACATGGGCATTACCGCCGAGAACGTCGCCAAGAAGTTCGAGATCAGCCGCGAAGAGCAGGACGCCTTCGCCGCCGCCTCGCAGAACAAGGCAGAAGCCGCCCAGAAGGCCGGCAAGTTCAAGGATGAGATCGTGCCCATCGAAATCAAGGGCAAGAAGGAAACCGTGGTCTTCGACACCGACGAGTTCGTCAAGCACGGTGTCACCGCCGAATCCCTGGCCACGCTGCGCCCGGCCTTCGACAAGGCCGGTACGGTGACGGCCGGCAACGCCTCGGGCATCAACGATGGCGCCGCCGCCGTGGTGGTGACCTCGGCCAAGCTGGCTGCTGAGCTGGGTCTGCCGGTGCTGGCCAAGATCAAGGCCTACTCCTCGGCCGGCCTGGACCCCAGCATCATGGGCATGGGCCCGGTGCCGGCGTCGCAGCTGACCCTGAAGAAGGCCGGCTGGACCCCGCAGGACCTGGACCTGATGGAAATCAACGAAGCCTTCGCCGCGCAGGCCATTGCGGTGAACAAGCAGATGGGCTGGGACACCAGCAAGATCAACGTCAACGGCGGCGCCATCGCATTGGGCCACCCCATCGGCGCCTCGGGCTGCCGCGTGCTGGTGACCCTGCTGCACGAGATGGTGCGCCGTGACGCCAAGAAGGGTCTGGCCAGCCTCTGTATTGGTGGCGGCATGGGCGTGGCGCTGGCGGTGGAGCGTTGA
- a CDS encoding transporter substrate-binding domain-containing protein, protein MHSPSSPARRVQMALLGLLLLGAGAAQADQLDTILAAKKLRVAIDLAVPPYSMKDDKLRLIGSDVETAQRMAKDFGLELEVVPTTLTNRVPYLQTNKADIVISAFSITPERAKVIDFSVPYAPILVVVGAPRSMKITSPADLAGKKIIATRGTTNDQELTKIAPSSATITRFDDDATSMTAMVSGQADIWATSPMLLKVVNQKNPSRDIESKLTLKANLLAVGLRKGEPRLKEKIDGWIRTNLSNGELNTIYKKYHEAELPPEILHPAS, encoded by the coding sequence ATGCATTCCCCCTCATCCCCTGCCCGGCGTGTACAGATGGCTTTGTTGGGCCTGTTGCTGCTGGGCGCTGGTGCGGCGCAGGCCGATCAGCTCGATACGATCCTGGCCGCCAAGAAGCTGCGCGTGGCCATCGACCTGGCAGTGCCGCCCTACAGCATGAAGGACGACAAGCTCAGGCTGATCGGCTCCGATGTCGAGACGGCCCAGCGCATGGCCAAGGACTTTGGCCTGGAACTGGAAGTGGTCCCGACCACGCTGACCAATCGCGTGCCCTATCTGCAGACCAACAAGGCCGACATCGTCATCTCGGCTTTCTCAATCACGCCCGAGCGTGCCAAGGTCATCGATTTCTCCGTCCCGTATGCGCCCATCCTGGTCGTGGTGGGCGCGCCCAGGAGCATGAAGATCACCAGCCCGGCCGACCTGGCCGGCAAGAAGATCATTGCCACGCGCGGCACCACCAACGACCAGGAACTGACCAAGATCGCGCCATCCTCGGCCACCATTACCCGTTTCGACGATGACGCCACCTCGATGACCGCCATGGTCAGCGGCCAGGCCGACATCTGGGCGACCTCGCCCATGCTGCTGAAGGTGGTCAATCAAAAGAATCCGTCGCGCGACATCGAGAGCAAGCTCACGCTCAAGGCCAATCTGCTGGCGGTAGGGCTGCGCAAGGGAGAGCCGCGGCTCAAGGAAAAGATCGACGGCTGGATCCGCACCAACCTGAGTAATGGGGAACTCAATACGATCTACAAGAAATACCACGAGGCGGAGTTGCCGCCGGAAATCCTCCATCCGGCCAGTTGA
- a CDS encoding amino acid ABC transporter ATP-binding protein: protein MHTVVELQGVHKRFGSNTVLRGVSFQVARGEVVAIIGKSGSGKSTALRCINRLEQIDAGQISVCGHALHAAGLDLRGLRRDVGIVFQGYNLFPHLTVLQNITLGPTAVKRMPADQAQTLAQQVLARVGLADKAGAYPEQLSGGQQQRVAIARSLALQPQLMLFDEVTSALDPELTGEVLKVMEQMASEGMTMILVTHEMAFARRVADQVIFMHQGQVWEQGGPEILDAPVTPELRSFVGTGL from the coding sequence ATGCACACCGTCGTTGAACTACAAGGCGTCCACAAGCGATTCGGCAGCAACACCGTGCTGCGCGGCGTCTCCTTTCAGGTTGCACGCGGCGAGGTGGTGGCCATCATCGGCAAGAGCGGATCGGGCAAGAGTACCGCCCTGCGCTGCATCAACCGGCTGGAGCAGATCGATGCCGGCCAGATCAGCGTCTGCGGCCATGCCCTGCACGCTGCGGGGCTGGACCTGCGCGGCTTGCGCCGCGACGTCGGCATCGTCTTCCAGGGCTATAACCTGTTCCCGCACCTGACGGTGCTGCAGAACATCACCCTGGGTCCGACCGCGGTCAAGCGCATGCCAGCCGATCAAGCGCAGACGCTGGCGCAGCAAGTGCTGGCGCGGGTGGGCCTGGCCGACAAGGCTGGCGCCTATCCCGAGCAATTGTCGGGCGGCCAGCAGCAACGCGTGGCCATCGCCCGTTCGCTGGCGTTGCAGCCGCAACTGATGCTGTTCGACGAGGTGACCTCGGCGCTTGATCCTGAACTGACCGGCGAGGTGCTCAAGGTCATGGAGCAGATGGCCAGCGAGGGCATGACCATGATTCTGGTGACGCATGAGATGGCCTTTGCGCGCCGTGTCGCCGACCAGGTCATCTTCATGCATCAGGGCCAGGTGTGGGAACAGGGCGGCCCCGAGATTCTCGATGCGCCCGTCACGCCGGAACTGCGCAGCTTTGTCGGCACCGGTCTATGA
- a CDS encoding amino acid ABC transporter permease: MSEEQLLSLLQGAWGTVLLSGLTLLLGGMAGLALALARVSALRPLRRLAAAWIQLIQGTPLLVLMGVCFYGPALAGVGTVEALPAAATAMLIYTSAFLGEIWRGCIQSVHKSQWEAAECIGLSRWQRMRMIVLPQALRMATPPTVGFAVQVIKNTSVASLVIGFAELSYNAKVLNNSTFQPFLYFGSAALLYFAMCYPLSRWSRALERKLHAHRR; this comes from the coding sequence ATGTCCGAAGAACAATTGCTGTCCTTGCTGCAGGGGGCCTGGGGCACGGTCCTGCTGTCAGGCCTGACGCTGCTGCTGGGCGGGATGGCCGGCCTGGCGCTGGCGCTGGCCCGGGTCTCTGCGCTGCGGCCCTTGCGGCGACTGGCCGCCGCCTGGATACAGCTGATCCAGGGCACGCCGCTGCTGGTCCTGATGGGTGTGTGCTTCTATGGGCCGGCGCTGGCCGGCGTCGGCACGGTCGAGGCCTTGCCGGCAGCCGCCACGGCCATGCTGATCTATACCAGCGCCTTCCTCGGAGAGATCTGGCGCGGCTGCATCCAGTCGGTCCACAAGAGCCAGTGGGAGGCCGCCGAATGCATCGGCCTGAGCCGCTGGCAACGCATGCGCATGATCGTGCTGCCGCAAGCCCTGCGCATGGCCACGCCGCCCACGGTGGGCTTTGCGGTGCAGGTCATCAAGAACACCTCGGTGGCATCGCTGGTGATCGGCTTTGCCGAACTTTCCTATAACGCCAAGGTGCTCAACAACTCCACCTTCCAGCCCTTCCTGTATTTCGGCAGCGCCGCGCTGCTGTACTTCGCCATGTGTTATCCCTTGTCGCGCTGGAGCCGGGCGCTCGAAAGGAAACTCCATGCACACCGTCGTTGA
- a CDS encoding amino acid ABC transporter permease — translation MHYEFDFASVAAHWPLLLQGAWTTVQLSFLATLLGFVLGAACAVARGSRHGWLRAAVSGYVELIRNTPLLIQCYFLIFGLSSVGVTMPIMAGATLALVINIGAYSCEIVRAGLESIHHGQLEAASCLGLSPAQVFWHVVLLPAVERVWPALTSQFVLMMLASSILSSVGAEELLGVANRVQSDTFRNFEVFLLLWAAYLALACLMRAGFWLLGQLVFTRRRKLGTPL, via the coding sequence ATGCATTACGAATTCGATTTCGCCAGCGTGGCCGCCCATTGGCCGCTGCTGCTGCAGGGCGCCTGGACCACGGTCCAGCTGTCCTTCCTGGCCACGCTGCTGGGTTTCGTGCTGGGCGCCGCCTGCGCGGTGGCGCGCGGCAGCCGGCATGGCTGGCTGCGCGCGGCCGTGAGCGGCTATGTCGAGCTGATCCGCAATACGCCCTTGCTGATCCAGTGCTACTTCCTGATCTTCGGCCTTTCCTCGGTGGGCGTGACCATGCCTATCATGGCCGGCGCCACGCTGGCGCTGGTCATCAACATCGGCGCCTATAGCTGCGAGATCGTCCGCGCCGGCCTGGAGTCGATCCATCACGGCCAGCTTGAAGCAGCCAGCTGCCTGGGACTGTCGCCCGCGCAGGTGTTCTGGCACGTGGTCCTGCTGCCGGCGGTGGAGCGGGTCTGGCCGGCCCTGACCAGCCAGTTCGTCCTGATGATGCTGGCCTCCAGCATCCTCTCATCGGTGGGTGCCGAGGAATTGCTGGGCGTGGCCAATCGGGTGCAGTCCGATACCTTCCGCAACTTCGAGGTGTTTCTGCTGTTGTGGGCCGCCTACCTGGCGCTGGCCTGCCTGATGCGGGCCGGCTTCTGGCTGCTGGGGCAACTGGTCTTCACGCGCCGGCGCAAGCTGGGCACGCCGCTCTGA
- a CDS encoding alpha-hydroxy acid oxidase, whose translation MKRRLYAGADVQRAQSIEELRAMARKRVPNFCFEYVEGGAEEEISLRHNREVFTRIGFLPRTLVDVSVRRQGRRLFGQDIASPFLIGPTGFSGLLAREGDVAMASAAASAGVPFVLTNVSTTSLEEVVRRSGAQVWQQVYLYRDRAFVASVAQRAQAAGIGVLVLTTDSAVYGKREWDARNFSSPRRLDWRNKLDVLRHPRWLIDILYPHGFPRFANLGDLLPPDQTSVRGAAAAILGQSLSAALDWADVQWLRGIWPGKLVLKGVMQVEDAQRAVALGVDGIVLSNHGGRQLDGALSTMDVLPEVVAAVKGQLTVMLDGGFRRGADIVKAIALGADAVLLGRATTYGLAAGGQAGATRALEILRSEVDRVLALLACPDIDQLDASYLRRLQA comes from the coding sequence TTGAAACGTCGCCTATACGCCGGAGCGGATGTGCAACGCGCCCAGAGCATCGAAGAACTGCGGGCCATGGCGCGCAAGCGGGTGCCCAATTTCTGCTTCGAATACGTCGAGGGCGGGGCCGAGGAAGAAATCAGCCTGCGCCATAACCGCGAGGTCTTCACCCGCATCGGTTTCCTGCCGCGCACGCTGGTGGACGTCTCGGTGCGCCGGCAGGGGCGCAGGCTCTTCGGCCAGGACATCGCCTCCCCCTTCCTGATCGGTCCGACCGGATTCAGCGGCCTGCTGGCGCGCGAGGGTGATGTCGCCATGGCCAGCGCCGCCGCCTCTGCCGGAGTGCCCTTCGTCTTGACCAATGTATCGACCACCTCGCTGGAAGAAGTGGTGCGCCGCTCAGGCGCGCAGGTGTGGCAGCAGGTCTACCTGTACCGCGACCGTGCATTCGTGGCCAGCGTCGCGCAGCGGGCGCAGGCAGCCGGCATCGGCGTGCTGGTGCTCACCACCGACAGCGCCGTCTATGGCAAGCGCGAATGGGATGCGCGCAACTTCAGCAGCCCACGCCGCCTGGACTGGCGCAACAAGCTCGACGTGCTGCGCCATCCGCGCTGGCTCATCGACATCCTCTATCCGCACGGTTTCCCCCGCTTCGCCAATCTGGGCGATCTGCTGCCGCCGGATCAGACCAGCGTGCGCGGTGCGGCCGCCGCCATCCTGGGCCAATCGCTGTCAGCGGCGCTGGACTGGGCTGATGTGCAATGGCTGCGCGGCATCTGGCCGGGCAAGCTGGTCTTGAAGGGTGTGATGCAGGTAGAGGATGCGCAACGCGCCGTGGCGCTGGGGGTGGATGGCATCGTCCTCTCCAACCACGGCGGGCGTCAGCTCGATGGCGCACTCTCGACGATGGACGTGCTGCCCGAGGTGGTGGCGGCCGTGAAGGGGCAACTGACCGTGATGCTCGACGGCGGCTTCCGGCGCGGCGCCGACATCGTCAAGGCCATTGCGCTGGGCGCTGACGCCGTCCTGCTGGGGCGCGCCACCACCTATGGCCTGGCGGCGGGCGGGCAGGCTGGTGCGACGCGGGCGCTGGAGATCCTGCGCAGCGAAGTGGATCGGGTGCTGGCCCTGCTGGCCTGTCCCGATATCGACCAGCTCGATGCAAGCTACCTGCGCCGCTTGCAGGCCTAG
- a CDS encoding FadR/GntR family transcriptional regulator codes for MASQKPTDSRRLYLQIADRLRTVMYQPGFTSQGRLPPERALAEQLGVSRPSIREALVALELEGRVEIRMGSGVYLTQAAPPGQQEEPAPDKEMGNSLSDIMGARAIFEGAIVALVAPLAKPRDIKALRAIYDTMERECQAGQSPAATDRDFHIRIARMTGNDVLVQTVARLYDERQDPISAKLLDHYEPEDSWLTALHEHREILEAIEARDAIQAQAAMQRHLKMSLKRTMSTMTRRDA; via the coding sequence ATGGCCAGCCAGAAACCGACCGACTCCCGCCGCTTGTACCTGCAGATTGCCGATCGCCTGCGCACCGTGATGTATCAGCCCGGCTTCACCAGCCAGGGACGGCTGCCGCCTGAGCGGGCGCTGGCCGAACAACTGGGTGTGTCGCGGCCATCGATCCGCGAGGCGCTGGTCGCGCTGGAGCTGGAAGGGCGGGTGGAAATCCGCATGGGCTCCGGGGTCTACCTGACCCAGGCAGCGCCACCGGGGCAGCAGGAAGAGCCGGCGCCGGACAAGGAAATGGGCAACAGCCTGAGCGACATCATGGGTGCGCGGGCGATCTTCGAGGGCGCGATCGTGGCGCTGGTGGCGCCGCTGGCCAAGCCCCGCGACATCAAGGCGCTGCGCGCCATCTATGACACCATGGAGCGTGAATGCCAGGCCGGCCAGAGTCCGGCTGCGACCGACCGCGACTTCCACATCCGTATTGCCCGCATGACCGGCAACGACGTGCTGGTACAGACCGTAGCCCGGCTTTACGACGAACGCCAGGATCCGATCTCGGCCAAGCTGCTGGATCACTACGAGCCGGAAGACAGCTGGCTGACCGCCCTGCACGAACATCGCGAGATCCTGGAAGCCATCGAAGCACGCGATGCCATCCAGGCACAGGCGGCCATGCAGCGGCATCTGAAGATGTCGCTCAAGCGGACCATGAGCACCATGACGCGGCGCGACGCCTAG
- a CDS encoding tetratricopeptide repeat protein has product MLTIFIRKIKLGGTTIGVVLLSPIVFFLLISMFMHKLPRNMALKAFDPHRKEFPCNYEKYSETPLNEEAETWFREGLAATSFDLWPDDRDYVKAAKLWSKSAEEKHWQAMLNLASLYIQGKGVGKDTERAVSLVEEVMKMGIPRAFDFMGTLHINGTGVRQDATRAYAFWSLAAEMGSADAQAYLGERLNASRDDPARETWGNKALAYKLMECAHAQENGRAASILGLSLGLDGDQQRALNILHDGVKFGSEKSAIFLAVSFRAGDATAQHQVDQDRGDRYGAIAHLLRLNPDLRLPNLDKVLPLPPAILPYWDGDKQTLIDGAKPVKTASLADIKPSPASLRQGRAHIPDGLVLPDEPQGGHLIQHLHTDAIISGFWLAQLAKPYTPKQVAWNAAQVPMYYALGESFTPPEDITKESGVLRFHYLGTPIPKSLAERHVPDWRVPQGVLREVPVPSRELRSSGLLPAPATGIWHGTIDPAHPLSKVFNLWTRQAYVEEGQSFPDPRERGLEISPKDIQWQWLDQANLPLPSGRKDIIIRNFSPAVSTN; this is encoded by the coding sequence ATGCTAACGATCTTCATCAGAAAAATCAAATTAGGCGGCACCACCATAGGGGTCGTTTTGTTGTCACCAATCGTATTCTTTCTTCTGATATCAATGTTCATGCATAAGCTTCCCCGCAATATGGCCCTCAAGGCATTCGATCCTCATCGCAAAGAGTTTCCCTGCAATTACGAGAAGTACAGCGAGACTCCTCTTAACGAAGAGGCGGAAACTTGGTTCAGAGAAGGCCTGGCAGCCACCAGCTTTGATCTATGGCCAGACGACCGAGATTACGTGAAAGCGGCAAAGCTATGGAGTAAATCCGCAGAAGAAAAGCACTGGCAAGCAATGCTGAATTTGGCCAGCTTATACATCCAAGGGAAAGGGGTGGGGAAAGATACGGAGCGAGCGGTTTCACTCGTTGAAGAAGTAATGAAGATGGGAATTCCTCGTGCCTTTGATTTTATGGGGACCCTGCATATCAATGGTACCGGTGTGAGGCAAGATGCGACTCGCGCGTATGCCTTCTGGTCTCTGGCAGCTGAAATGGGAAGTGCTGACGCCCAGGCATACCTCGGCGAAAGACTCAATGCAAGCCGTGATGACCCCGCACGCGAGACCTGGGGAAACAAGGCTCTCGCTTACAAGCTGATGGAATGCGCCCATGCCCAAGAAAACGGAAGAGCTGCGTCGATCTTGGGACTTAGCCTTGGATTGGACGGCGACCAGCAACGAGCCCTCAACATTTTGCATGACGGTGTGAAATTCGGTAGCGAAAAGAGCGCAATCTTCCTTGCCGTCAGCTTTAGAGCGGGTGATGCGACGGCCCAACACCAGGTAGACCAAGATAGAGGAGATCGCTATGGGGCCATCGCTCATCTGCTCCGCCTCAATCCCGACCTCCGCCTCCCCAACCTGGACAAGGTTCTCCCTCTACCCCCTGCCATCCTCCCCTACTGGGATGGCGACAAGCAGACCCTGATCGATGGCGCCAAGCCCGTCAAAACAGCCTCCCTGGCGGACATCAAGCCCTCTCCCGCCTCGCTGCGTCAGGGCCGCGCTCATATCCCCGATGGACTTGTCCTCCCTGACGAGCCGCAAGGTGGCCACCTGATCCAGCATCTGCACACCGATGCCATCATCAGCGGCTTTTGGCTCGCTCAATTGGCCAAACCTTACACACCCAAGCAAGTCGCCTGGAATGCTGCGCAGGTACCGATGTACTACGCGCTGGGCGAATCCTTCACACCCCCTGAAGACATTACAAAAGAGTCCGGCGTTCTTCGTTTCCACTATCTCGGCACACCCATCCCCAAATCTCTAGCAGAACGACATGTCCCTGACTGGCGTGTGCCACAAGGTGTGCTGCGTGAGGTCCCCGTTCCTTCTCGCGAGTTACGCTCCAGCGGCTTACTCCCTGCACCTGCTACGGGTATCTGGCATGGGACCATCGATCCGGCCCATCCTCTGAGCAAGGTCTTCAACTTGTGGACGCGCCAGGCCTATGTGGAAGAAGGTCAATCCTTCCCCGATCCACGTGAGCGTGGCTTGGAAATTTCCCCGAAAGATATCCAGTGGCAATGGCTGGATCAAGCCAACCTGCCCCTGCCGTCAGGGCGCAAAGACATCATCATCCGCAATTTCTCGCCTGCGGTCAGCACAAACTAG
- a CDS encoding phospholipase D-like domain-containing protein yields MVPASHDTVKALGHGTSMPNQDKELESELARERAHQERMKEVERHEFKEREDGAPPELVRKPKALTPNTNPRSNADIAKELDSLGIKTLVASLWTYDHDGVSKGEKYREIYIHSKLMIIDDAFFTLGSANLNLRSMAVDAEINIGCDDPRLSKNLRSRVFTMHTDDAIRCNGGDGGHHAIQEAFDAWVKLLSENRISKDDQKPCKGFLIPFEDKRTSNMRIA; encoded by the coding sequence ATGGTGCCGGCCTCGCATGACACCGTCAAGGCACTCGGGCATGGCACTTCAATGCCCAATCAGGACAAGGAATTAGAAAGCGAATTGGCGAGAGAAAGGGCTCATCAGGAACGGATGAAGGAAGTGGAGAGGCATGAGTTCAAGGAGAGGGAAGATGGCGCCCCGCCAGAACTGGTGCGCAAACCGAAGGCACTGACTCCCAATACCAATCCCAGAAGCAATGCAGACATTGCCAAGGAACTCGATTCGCTCGGCATCAAAACTCTCGTGGCCAGTCTGTGGACCTACGATCACGACGGAGTCAGCAAGGGCGAGAAATATCGGGAGATCTACATCCACAGCAAGCTGATGATCATTGACGATGCCTTCTTTACGCTGGGCAGCGCCAATCTCAATCTGCGCAGTATGGCCGTGGATGCTGAGATCAATATCGGGTGTGATGATCCTCGGTTGAGCAAGAACTTGCGATCACGAGTTTTCACTATGCACACGGACGATGCGATCAGATGCAATGGCGGAGACGGAGGCCATCACGCTATTCAGGAAGCATTTGATGCTTGGGTCAAATTACTGTCTGAGAACAGGATAAGCAAAGACGACCAAAAACCTTGCAAGGGTTTCCTTATCCCCTTCGAAGATAAGCGCACATCCAATATGCGAATCGCATAA